From Sphingomonas nostoxanthinifaciens, a single genomic window includes:
- a CDS encoding SAM-dependent methyltransferase produces the protein MDELITDQDREKLLALTSLLNDADQPNTNALNEIVRNINILSLNVKALGYELAQRMAVALPIRTDTTAGPVGLNTCLSTQADIESDWVAHWCGQLRVPVVYHRKMWELAYVLQVLFERGLIQGGVRGLGFGCGAEPVPSYLAARGAMVTVTDLPLEEAAGRGWAETGQHAASLDQAYHPAFLDRACFDQQVDFRAVDMTAIPADLTGYDFCWSLCALEHLGSIEAGLTFIENSLNTLRPGGIAVHTTEFNIDNRGRTIDNWPTVLFQERHLRLLADRLAAKGHCMAPIELDLGRGVLDRFVDLPPYSHDLPAALNHWIGGPTHLKVAVDGFVVTCVGIVVQKAV, from the coding sequence GTGGACGAACTCATCACCGATCAGGACCGAGAAAAGCTGCTGGCGCTGACGTCTCTGCTCAATGACGCCGATCAGCCCAATACCAATGCGCTTAACGAAATAGTCCGTAACATCAATATCTTGAGCTTGAATGTCAAAGCACTTGGCTATGAGTTGGCACAGCGTATGGCGGTAGCGCTCCCGATACGCACCGACACTACCGCCGGCCCGGTCGGCCTTAATACCTGCCTTTCGACCCAGGCCGACATTGAGAGCGACTGGGTGGCGCACTGGTGCGGACAGCTGCGGGTGCCGGTCGTCTATCATCGCAAGATGTGGGAACTCGCTTATGTCCTGCAGGTTCTCTTCGAACGGGGACTGATCCAAGGTGGCGTGCGCGGGCTCGGTTTTGGTTGCGGTGCCGAACCAGTGCCGAGCTATCTTGCCGCCCGAGGCGCGATGGTTACGGTTACGGACTTGCCGCTAGAGGAGGCTGCCGGCCGCGGTTGGGCCGAGACCGGGCAGCATGCCGCCTCGCTCGATCAGGCCTATCATCCCGCCTTTCTCGATCGGGCTTGCTTCGACCAGCAGGTCGATTTCCGGGCAGTCGACATGACCGCGATCCCCGCCGATCTGACGGGTTATGATTTTTGCTGGTCGCTGTGCGCGCTGGAGCATCTGGGATCGATCGAGGCGGGGCTTACTTTCATTGAGAACAGCCTGAACACACTGCGGCCCGGCGGCATTGCGGTTCATACGACCGAGTTCAACATCGACAATCGCGGACGCACGATCGATAATTGGCCGACGGTGCTGTTCCAAGAAAGGCATTTGCGACTGCTGGCAGATCGTTTGGCAGCCAAGGGCCATTGCATGGCGCCGATTGAGCTGGATCTAGGGCGCGGGGTGCTGGATCGCTTTGTCGATCTTCCGCCCTACAGCCACGATCTGCCGGCCGCTCTCAACCATTGGATCGGCGGGCCGACCCATCTCAAGGTGGCGGTGGACGGCTTCGTTGTTACCTGCGTCGGGATCGTCGTGCAGAAGGCAGTTTGA
- the recQ gene encoding DNA helicase RecQ, protein MPSPREALHTTFGYHDFRGRQADVIDRVMAGVHTLAVMPTGAGKSLTYQIPALCRPGTGLVVSPLIALMHDQVRSAEAAGICAAALTSADSDRDATIRRLHAGELDLLYVAPERANTDGFRRLIDRIPLALIAIDEAHCVSEWGHDFRPDYRQLRSLLDAHAAVPRLALTATADRHTRADILAQLGIPEDGLILAGFDRPNIRYGIAPRDGLPSQLAQLARDTPGPGIVYAPSRAETEKLAAALAVAVGRPTRAYHAGLDPAVRQANARAFVDSEDMVMVATVAFGMGIDKPDVRFVAHAGIPKSIEAYYQETGRAGRDGDPAVAQLFWGAEDFARARRRIETEVEDSRRGGERARLNALANLVEAPGCRRAILLRHFGEEPAPACGNCDNCLSPPSTTDATELARKLLSAAFRTEMRFGITHLTDVLAGRETDKVLSSGHHRLSVFGIADAAELKLIKPVARALMARDALRADDFGGLSFGPAAKSILKGEEPVAVPLPAARERKRRDRAPGGEADDPLFEALRACRRELAKERGVPPYVIFHDATLREMAALRPQTQRTLGEISGVGARKLEDYGAAFLAVVRDFAG, encoded by the coding sequence ATGCCCTCCCCACGCGAAGCCCTCCACACCACCTTCGGCTATCACGACTTCCGCGGCCGCCAGGCCGACGTGATCGATCGGGTGATGGCGGGGGTCCATACGCTTGCCGTCATGCCCACCGGCGCGGGCAAGTCGCTTACCTACCAGATCCCCGCGCTCTGCCGCCCCGGCACGGGGCTCGTCGTGTCGCCGCTGATCGCGCTGATGCACGATCAGGTGCGTTCGGCTGAGGCGGCGGGCATCTGTGCCGCCGCGCTCACCTCGGCCGATAGCGATCGCGACGCGACGATCCGGCGGCTGCATGCGGGCGAGCTCGACCTGCTCTATGTCGCGCCGGAGCGGGCCAATACCGATGGCTTCCGCCGGCTGATCGACCGCATCCCGCTCGCCTTGATCGCGATCGATGAGGCGCATTGCGTCTCCGAATGGGGGCATGATTTCCGGCCCGATTACCGCCAGCTGCGCAGCCTGCTCGATGCGCATGCCGCGGTGCCGCGGCTGGCGCTCACCGCCACAGCGGATCGACACACCCGCGCCGACATCCTCGCCCAGCTCGGTATTCCTGAGGACGGTCTGATCCTGGCCGGGTTCGACCGGCCCAACATCCGCTACGGCATCGCGCCGCGCGACGGGCTTCCAAGCCAGCTCGCCCAGCTGGCGCGCGACACGCCGGGGCCGGGCATCGTCTACGCGCCCAGCCGCGCCGAGACCGAGAAATTGGCGGCGGCGCTGGCTGTTGCCGTCGGTCGCCCGACCCGCGCTTACCATGCCGGGCTCGATCCGGCGGTGCGGCAGGCCAATGCCCGCGCCTTCGTCGATTCGGAGGATATGGTGATGGTGGCGACGGTCGCCTTCGGCATGGGCATCGACAAGCCCGACGTCCGCTTCGTCGCGCATGCCGGCATCCCGAAGTCGATCGAGGCTTATTATCAGGAGACCGGGCGCGCCGGGCGCGACGGCGATCCGGCGGTGGCGCAGCTTTTCTGGGGCGCGGAGGATTTCGCCCGCGCCCGCCGCCGGATCGAGACCGAGGTCGAGGACAGCCGGCGCGGCGGCGAGCGCGCGCGGCTGAACGCGCTCGCCAATCTGGTCGAGGCTCCCGGCTGCCGCCGCGCCATCCTGCTCCGCCATTTCGGCGAGGAGCCCGCGCCCGCCTGTGGCAATTGCGACAATTGCCTCTCGCCGCCATCGACCACCGACGCGACCGAGCTCGCGCGCAAATTGCTCTCGGCCGCCTTTCGCACCGAGATGCGCTTCGGCATCACCCACCTCACCGACGTGCTCGCGGGGCGCGAGACGGACAAGGTGCTGAGCTCGGGCCATCACCGGCTGTCGGTGTTCGGTATCGCCGACGCGGCCGAGCTCAAGCTGATCAAGCCGGTGGCGCGCGCGCTGATGGCGCGCGACGCGCTGCGCGCCGACGATTTCGGCGGGCTGTCCTTCGGTCCGGCGGCCAAATCGATCCTGAAGGGCGAGGAGCCGGTCGCGGTGCCGCTGCCGGCCGCACGCGAGCGCAAGCGGCGCGATCGCGCGCCGGGCGGCGAGGCGGACGATCCCCTGTTCGAGGCGCTGCGCGCCTGCCGGCGCGAATTGGCGAAGGAGCGCGGGGTGCCGCCTTATGTGATCTTCCACGATGCGACGCTACGCGAGATGGCGGCACTCCGGCCGCAGACGCAGCGCACACTGGGCGAAATCAGCGGCGTGGGCGCGCGCAAGCTGGAGGATTATGGCGCCGCATTCCTGGCGGTGGTGCGGGATTTTGCAGGCTAG
- a CDS encoding YihY/virulence factor BrkB family protein, with product MVSTRADGVDPHGREAESPLGMPASAWREILWRVWIKTGTDNIGLLAAGIAFYAFLSFVPLLGALVMTYGLIADPATIQSHMQMIIDLVPKDAAKLILDQLVNLMTTASGKKGLGLLIALLISIYGATRASGAIIMALNVVYEQHERRNILKTTGVSFVLIIGAVMVAIVGLLAASALALVGKLADGLGVFATVGINVATFAVAAVLTSIAIGACYRFAPDRHDAKWRWLSIGSGLATLLWLVATLGFGAYASTIGNYNATYGSLGAVVVLLMWLWVSAYAILLGAEINAEAERQTAQDTTTGRAKPLGRRGATVADEVAGEPGTEPSEEKSRAIARNAAP from the coding sequence ATGGTTTCAACGCGCGCCGATGGCGTAGACCCGCACGGCCGCGAGGCCGAGAGCCCGCTTGGGATGCCGGCTTCCGCCTGGCGCGAGATTTTGTGGCGCGTCTGGATCAAGACCGGCACCGACAATATCGGCCTGCTCGCGGCGGGCATCGCCTTCTACGCCTTCCTCTCGTTCGTGCCGCTGCTCGGCGCGCTGGTGATGACCTATGGCCTGATCGCCGATCCCGCGACGATCCAGAGCCACATGCAGATGATCATCGATCTGGTGCCGAAGGATGCGGCCAAGCTGATCCTCGACCAGCTCGTCAACCTGATGACAACCGCTTCCGGCAAGAAGGGGCTGGGGCTTCTGATCGCGCTGCTGATCTCGATCTACGGCGCGACGCGCGCGAGCGGCGCGATCATCATGGCGCTGAATGTGGTCTATGAGCAGCACGAGCGGCGCAACATTCTGAAGACGACCGGCGTGTCGTTCGTGCTCATCATCGGCGCGGTGATGGTGGCGATCGTCGGGCTGCTCGCCGCCTCGGCGCTGGCGCTGGTGGGTAAGCTCGCCGACGGGCTGGGCGTGTTCGCTACGGTGGGCATCAATGTCGCGACCTTCGCGGTGGCGGCGGTGCTGACCAGTATCGCGATCGGCGCCTGCTACCGCTTCGCGCCCGATCGGCACGACGCCAAATGGCGCTGGCTGTCGATCGGCTCGGGCCTCGCAACCCTGCTGTGGCTGGTCGCGACGCTAGGCTTTGGCGCTTACGCCTCGACCATCGGCAATTACAACGCGACCTATGGATCGCTGGGCGCGGTGGTGGTGCTGCTGATGTGGCTGTGGGTCTCGGCCTATGCCATCCTGCTCGGCGCGGAAATCAACGCCGAGGCGGAGCGCCAGACCGCGCAGGATACCACCACCGGCCGGGCCAAGCCGCTGGGCCGCCGCGGCGCGACCGTGGCGGACGAGGTGGCGGGCGAACCCGGCACCGAGCCTTCAGAAGAAAAATCGCGTGCCATCGCTCGCAATGCGGCGCCATAG
- a CDS encoding polysaccharide biosynthesis/export family protein, protein MLSLSGCATLPASGPTAGEIRSGARRDNAIGFRIVDVDAPTLAEIDRRTAVLDAARPTLTSLAGDRRTDFVGPGDVLTIDIYEVGASLFGSGRDQGNFYDPSAKGEKFPAVLVDHDGAIRLPYVGRLQVAGRTVGDIQDLIEQGLRGKSQHPQVLVGIKQSATDVVYVGGDVRKPGRLDIMLQQQRLLDAIALAGGPANSSEDTIVRFARGDNIVEERLGRIRAGAKDDLVLAPGDRIELIRRPRTFIVLGATSKVSQVSFETGDLSLAEAVARAGGPTDTQADPAAVFLFRYEPVGAGEQPVIYRLNMLRPASYFLAQRLALRDKDVLYIANAASNRPAKLVGIINQLFSPFLTARAIAN, encoded by the coding sequence ATGCTTTCGCTCTCGGGATGCGCCACGCTGCCGGCTAGCGGCCCGACCGCCGGCGAGATACGCAGCGGCGCACGCCGCGACAATGCGATCGGATTCCGGATCGTGGATGTCGATGCGCCGACGCTCGCCGAGATCGACCGGCGCACCGCCGTCCTTGACGCCGCCCGCCCGACACTCACCAGCTTGGCGGGCGACCGGCGCACCGACTTTGTCGGACCGGGTGACGTCTTAACGATCGATATCTACGAGGTCGGCGCGTCTCTGTTCGGCAGCGGGCGCGACCAAGGCAATTTCTACGACCCATCCGCCAAGGGTGAAAAATTTCCGGCGGTTCTGGTCGATCACGATGGTGCGATCCGTCTGCCCTATGTGGGGAGGCTGCAAGTCGCTGGTCGGACTGTCGGGGATATCCAGGATCTGATCGAGCAAGGCCTGCGCGGCAAATCCCAGCATCCGCAGGTTCTGGTGGGCATCAAGCAATCGGCCACCGACGTGGTCTATGTAGGAGGCGATGTCCGCAAGCCCGGCCGGCTCGATATCATGCTGCAGCAACAACGGCTCTTGGACGCGATCGCGCTGGCGGGCGGCCCGGCTAATTCCTCCGAGGACACGATCGTCCGGTTCGCGCGCGGCGACAACATCGTGGAGGAACGGCTCGGCCGCATCCGCGCCGGCGCAAAGGACGATTTGGTGCTGGCGCCCGGCGACCGGATTGAGCTCATCCGGCGGCCACGGACCTTCATCGTGCTCGGCGCCACCAGCAAGGTTTCGCAGGTCTCCTTCGAGACGGGCGATCTCTCGCTGGCGGAAGCGGTCGCTCGAGCCGGCGGCCCGACCGACACGCAGGCCGATCCGGCAGCGGTCTTTCTTTTTCGCTACGAGCCAGTCGGGGCCGGCGAACAGCCCGTAATATACCGGCTCAACATGCTGCGTCCGGCAAGCTATTTCTTGGCCCAGCGCTTGGCCCTACGCGACAAGGACGTTTTGTACATCGCCAATGCCGCGTCCAATCGGCCGGCCAAGCTCGTCGGTATCATCAACCAGCTATTCTCACCATTCTTGACTGCGCGCGCAATCGCGAATTGA
- a CDS encoding ABC transporter ATP-binding protein codes for MIAFHDVSKTYHIRKFEKRVFTNLNFAIHPGESIGICGANGAGKSTLMRLIAGVEQPTSGRITRGLSTSWPIGYANCFQSSLTGADNARFIARIYGEDEEQILDFVQDFAQLGPYLYQPVHTYSAGMNARLAFGISLAISFQCYLVDEVTSAGDERFRVRCEEALLHRRDNATLIMISHDPGTLRQFCRRGAVVYGGNLVFFDTIDEASEVHHRLQMRAA; via the coding sequence ATGATCGCGTTCCACGACGTTTCGAAGACCTACCATATTCGCAAATTTGAGAAGCGGGTCTTTACCAACTTGAATTTCGCCATCCATCCCGGTGAAAGCATTGGAATCTGCGGTGCCAACGGCGCCGGCAAGTCAACCTTGATGCGTCTGATTGCGGGGGTCGAACAGCCGACATCCGGCCGCATCACGCGCGGCCTCTCGACATCCTGGCCGATCGGCTATGCGAATTGCTTCCAATCCAGCCTGACCGGCGCGGACAATGCCCGGTTCATCGCGCGTATCTATGGCGAGGACGAGGAGCAGATTCTCGATTTCGTCCAGGATTTCGCCCAACTGGGCCCTTATCTCTATCAGCCGGTTCACACCTATTCCGCCGGCATGAACGCGCGCCTTGCCTTCGGCATCAGCCTTGCGATCAGCTTCCAATGCTATCTGGTCGACGAGGTGACAAGTGCAGGCGACGAGCGCTTCCGGGTGCGCTGCGAGGAAGCGCTCCTGCACCGGCGCGATAACGCCACACTGATCATGATCAGTCACGATCCCGGCACGCTGCGGCAATTCTGTCGGCGCGGCGCGGTGGTCTATGGCGGAAATCTTGTCTTCTTCGACACGATCGACGAGGCGAGCGAAGTCCATCACCGCCTGCAAATGCGCGCAGCTTGA
- a CDS encoding glycosyltransferase family 9 protein, giving the protein MPDDSDPLAPFLRDEIARWIESEADAAGAEQALVIAQSLLQDIEDYRGAIRRWFGVLRIGGHLIILVPHAFLAERRLSLPVPGRPQQRRLYTPRSLMAEVEEALIPNSYRVRWLGDRDAGYDYGRNEAADGDAQQHVALLLQRIDGAPLPSAPLVATAPPIQGHGLPHLRIEQGEALAAPTRILVMKLDHLGDFMMADAAIRRLRAHFPNAHLSILVGSWNATTARDQGLFDAVIPFDAFPRDASERGSDIQGARLLLERLVTAHYDLAIDLRVETDTRPLLESVRATCRAGIGLKAQIPFLDIALPLDRSPAADETATYLELPPTAFSADPAYRRSPFAISGRDIASRRVNSALLWGPYQRIEAGDYVFEPHLFFDPLIRGEVSCDVALDGVSHLSFTIDGTTDRLVFPFTNGKPGALFEFRLWPGRSRHVPDFQFHGGRLTKICHGQPLHQSECLLLLIELIALRRGVGGSL; this is encoded by the coding sequence ATGCCGGATGACAGCGATCCGCTCGCACCGTTCCTGCGCGACGAGATCGCGCGCTGGATAGAAAGCGAGGCGGATGCGGCGGGTGCAGAGCAGGCGCTCGTGATCGCGCAATCCCTGCTGCAGGACATCGAAGACTATCGCGGCGCCATCCGGCGCTGGTTTGGCGTGCTCAGGATCGGCGGCCATCTAATCATCCTGGTACCGCATGCCTTCCTCGCGGAACGGCGACTGTCGCTGCCCGTGCCTGGGCGACCGCAACAGCGCCGGCTCTATACGCCGCGCAGCCTGATGGCAGAGGTTGAGGAAGCGCTCATTCCCAACAGCTACCGCGTCCGCTGGCTCGGCGACCGCGATGCGGGTTACGATTATGGGCGAAACGAAGCGGCCGACGGCGATGCGCAGCAACATGTCGCGCTCTTGCTTCAGCGGATCGATGGGGCGCCGCTGCCATCGGCTCCGCTCGTTGCGACGGCGCCGCCCATTCAGGGTCATGGCCTCCCGCACCTTCGCATCGAACAGGGCGAAGCGCTTGCCGCACCGACACGCATTCTTGTCATGAAGCTCGATCATCTCGGCGATTTCATGATGGCCGATGCGGCGATTCGGCGATTACGCGCGCATTTTCCTAACGCACATCTCTCGATCCTAGTAGGCTCGTGGAATGCAACTACGGCGCGCGACCAAGGCCTGTTCGACGCGGTGATCCCGTTCGATGCTTTTCCGCGCGACGCGAGCGAGCGGGGTTCGGACATTCAGGGTGCGCGCCTGTTGCTCGAACGCCTTGTTACGGCCCACTACGACCTGGCGATCGACCTTCGGGTCGAGACCGACACGCGGCCCCTGCTGGAGAGTGTGCGTGCAACGTGCCGCGCAGGCATCGGGCTCAAGGCGCAAATTCCGTTCTTGGACATCGCCCTGCCGCTCGACCGCTCGCCCGCCGCCGACGAAACCGCCACCTACTTGGAATTACCGCCAACGGCTTTCAGCGCCGATCCGGCCTACCGCCGCAGCCCCTTCGCCATTTCCGGACGCGATATCGCGTCCCGCCGGGTGAATTCCGCGCTGCTATGGGGTCCTTATCAGCGGATCGAGGCGGGCGATTACGTGTTTGAGCCGCATCTGTTCTTCGATCCGCTAATCCGCGGCGAAGTTTCATGCGACGTAGCGTTGGATGGAGTATCGCATTTATCCTTCACGATCGACGGCACGACCGACCGGCTGGTCTTTCCATTCACTAACGGGAAGCCCGGTGCGCTCTTCGAATTCCGGCTGTGGCCGGGGCGGAGCCGGCATGTGCCGGACTTCCAGTTTCATGGCGGCCGGCTGACGAAGATCTGTCACGGACAGCCGCTGCACCAGTCGGAATGCTTGCTGCTATTGATCGAACTGATTGCGCTCCGGCGCGGCGTTGGCGGGTCGCTCTAG
- the thiL gene encoding thiamine-phosphate kinase, which yields MSRESDFIGALARFAHDPAARGLADDVAVLPMGDRDLVLTHDMIVEGVHYLPDDLPEDVAWKLVAVNLSDLAAKGATPLGVMLGYPLAADAGWDAAFARGLQEACTAFAVPLLGGDTVAVPAGSARQLGLTAIGSVRAGSAPARGGAKAGDTLFVTGMIGAAGLGLAMAQERIEGRPEWLAAYRRPHPRLAEGLALAPHVNAMMDVSDGLLIDAARMAQASGLAVTIDLDAIPLPAGAPTDRAARLAAATAGDDYELLFAAPTRVSMPPDGLAAITAVGRFTAGTGLRLFGRDGPVALPLSLGYEHAP from the coding sequence ATGTCCCGCGAGAGCGACTTCATCGGCGCTTTGGCCCGCTTCGCCCACGATCCCGCCGCGCGCGGGCTGGCCGACGACGTGGCGGTGCTGCCGATGGGCGACCGCGACCTCGTCCTGACCCACGACATGATCGTCGAGGGCGTCCACTATCTGCCCGACGACCTGCCCGAGGACGTCGCATGGAAGCTGGTGGCGGTGAACCTGTCGGACCTCGCCGCCAAGGGCGCGACGCCGCTGGGGGTGATGCTCGGCTACCCGCTGGCGGCGGATGCGGGGTGGGACGCCGCCTTCGCGCGCGGCCTGCAGGAGGCGTGCACAGCCTTCGCCGTGCCGCTGCTGGGTGGTGATACGGTGGCGGTGCCGGCCGGATCGGCACGCCAGCTCGGCCTGACCGCGATCGGCAGCGTGCGCGCGGGAAGCGCGCCGGCGCGGGGCGGGGCGAAGGCAGGCGACACGCTGTTCGTCACCGGCATGATCGGCGCCGCCGGTTTGGGGCTCGCCATGGCGCAGGAGCGGATCGAGGGCCGGCCGGAATGGCTGGCCGCTTATCGCCGCCCACACCCCCGTCTCGCCGAAGGCCTCGCGCTCGCCCCCCACGTCAACGCGATGATGGACGTCTCCGACGGCCTGCTCATCGACGCCGCGCGCATGGCGCAGGCGAGCGGCCTTGCCGTCACGATCGACCTCGACGCCATCCCCCTTCCCGCCGGCGCGCCCACGGATCGCGCGGCCCGGCTCGCCGCCGCCACGGCGGGCGACGATTACGAACTCCTGTTCGCGGCGCCGACCCGCGTCTCGATGCCGCCCGACGGTCTCGCGGCGATCACGGCCGTTGGTCGCTTCACGGCGGGTACGGGACTGAGGCTGTTCGGTCGCGACGGTCCGGTCGCTCTCCCGCTTAGCCTGGGTTACGAACATGCGCCGTGA
- a CDS encoding glycosyltransferase family 9 protein, whose protein sequence is MTAGIVIAPFSNSDIRDWPIAHFIELIRLLVGQRIHLIGSANQFNRAAEIVRPFDAGRVHNHCGQFTWAETRKLLASADCVIGNNSGIAHLAASLGKPTICLFGGAHHRLEWGPRGPRVRIVTLTVPCAPCGRHRAADCPFALQCLAGIDAAHIAELALELMQPTGG, encoded by the coding sequence ATGACCGCTGGCATCGTCATCGCCCCGTTTTCCAACTCGGATATCCGGGATTGGCCGATCGCGCATTTCATCGAACTGATCCGCCTGCTGGTGGGTCAGAGAATCCACCTGATCGGCAGTGCAAACCAATTCAACCGCGCCGCCGAGATCGTGCGACCGTTCGACGCCGGGCGGGTCCATAATCATTGCGGGCAGTTCACTTGGGCAGAAACAAGGAAGCTTCTCGCCAGTGCTGACTGCGTGATCGGCAACAATTCTGGCATTGCACATCTTGCCGCATCTCTCGGCAAGCCGACGATCTGCCTGTTTGGCGGCGCGCATCATCGGCTCGAATGGGGCCCTCGCGGTCCGCGAGTACGCATCGTCACGCTGACTGTGCCCTGCGCGCCCTGCGGACGCCATCGCGCCGCGGACTGCCCCTTCGCCCTGCAATGCCTTGCCGGCATAGATGCGGCGCATATCGCCGAACTCGCGCTGGAACTTATGCAGCCAACCGGCGGATGA